Part of the Sulfuricurvum kujiense DSM 16994 genome, ACGGTTCGTAAATGGAATTTCCGTCACTCTCCCACACCGCATTACCGTTTACATCGCTGTATAGGGCCATACTGATCGGCATATTGTCATTAAATATATCACCTAACGTATAAATCGTTTTTGTAAAAGAACCGTCCGCATTTAGTGTTATTCCGTCCATCGTGTTAAAACTGTTTTCTAAACTGTACAACTGTATTTTTGCATCTGAGGGAACTGCAGCAGCCGCACCGCTCGGATCGCTAAAACTGACATTTCCGCTCAAAACCTCTTTGACCAGCCCTTCAGCAAGTAACTCAGCCTCGCTGCGGGGGCTCAGAATCGCAGAATACGAAACAACCAGCTCGTTATACTGATCGACTACGGTGCCGAGTGTCGTGTCGCGCTCGACTCCCGCATCATTGTATACGGTCTGACCGCCGCTTTGGGTAACATAGGTCAACGTGTCGGTAGAGGTATGATCACCGGCTGTCGTCATAAGAATCAGTTTGCCGTTTTGTATCGTCCACGTCTGAGTGTATTCAAACGGCTCTTCGCTCGTCCATCCCGACGCTCCGAAACTTGCGTAAGATACCGTATGGGTTACTGTCCCATCGGCATTATAAATCATCTTGTGCATCGAATCCAGCCCATCCGCAAATGTCGAATCGCTGTAATCGGTGTTATACAGATAGGAAGTCGTACCTGCAACCGCTTCATAGGTCAAGGTACCCGTAGTCGATGTCACAGACGAAATGAGCTGCAAAGCCAAAGTAACGGTAGCTGCATCGGCACCAACAGCATCCATTACCGTACTGGCGAGGTTAACATCGTTTAGATCGTGGTTTGCGAAATCGAGTCCGACCGTCTGTTTGTTGGTCAAAATAGTCGCATCCTGCCCCAGCGCCGTATTAAGTGCTCCGTCGATAAAAGCGAGTATGGCCGTATCTCTCGATACCCTGCCCGCATCCAGTTCTCCAACCCAGTATGCCAATCCCGCAGCCTCCGGATCTCTGTTAAAAAGGTTATTGTATATGGAGGTCACAAAATCGGTATTGCTCGTACCCGAGGGATACCTAGTCTGCGTTTCCGGCTGATCGAAAAAGCTCTGCGCAATCCCTTCCCGACTCAATCCCGAGTCATACACCCAGTAGCTTAGGCCCGCAGCGTCAGGTGCCCGGTTAAAAGTTGCAACATAAAGTTTTGCGATGTCATTATACGAAGGCATTTTTTCCACCTCTCTTCATTAGTTTTAAATTAATTATATAACGGCTATCCAAAAAGTCAAGAGCGATTTTTCACCGAATAATTTTATTAATAGCTGTTCTAGAAAGCCCTAAAAAATCTGCAATATCGGCTTGAGTATATCCGTACCGGTAACAGGCTCGGATTTTTTCATTGCGTTCTCCTTTTTGATCAAAAAAAGTAGATATAGGCTTATGAAGATATTTTTTATCGGTTGTATCTTTATTTATACGATGCATTTTATAAATTGATTTCAGTATCTCGTTTTGTAAAGGTGTGTCAATAAATTCACTATATTCACTATCTTGCATCGTATGTATCTTTGACTGATCGATTATATAACTAAACGTATGACTGGATTGTGAAACGATCTGATATGAGTGATAAGGATATTCGTTGATATTTTTGACTATCCCTGCAGCGATCGGATTACGTTCAATGTATTTGGCAACCGTCCAAAACTGTGTTTCATCATGAATCGGAAACGATTTGAAGCGTCCCTGCCATAAATGACCAGTTCGTTGATATGTTTGGTTGAAATATTTGGAATAATTTACATTTAAATATTTAAGTGCATCAGATAGATTATCGGACACCGTCTCTAGTAATAGATGGTAATGATTGTTCATCAAGCAATAGGCATGGAACTGTATACCGTATTTTGTTACCAAATCTCCGAGATATGCCATAAACTGATCATAATCACGCTGATCTAAAAACACTTCTCGGCGTTCTACACCACGATTGATGACATGATAGGTACCGATTTCGTTATAGCGAGGGGGACGTGGCATCTAATCTCCTTCTAAATCAAAAGAAATTATAGCATGTTGGTTTACAAAAGGTGCCTGACACCTTAACAAAAGGTGCCTGACACCTTAAATTCCTTAAATTTAAATTTGTTATGCATCGATTTTGATATCCATATGAAGACTGCAATAGCAATCAAGATTACAGCGATACCTAACCAAAACAAAAGACCAATATTTTTATCATCGTATAATTTTGCGACACCAGCACCGCTAGCTAAAACGATGGCAACTATAATGTTCAAATATGTCTTCAGAGCACCGATATGCTCTTTAACTTCATCTAATTTACTGATACAGAAATTATATCAGAAGAAAATGAAAAGAAATGATGATTGAAGATAACCGATATTTATAAAGTAGGGGGAAGTAAAAAAGGACAGACCCTTATTTTACTCTTGTGACAATTTATAAACACCGAAAAACATCACACCCATTGTAGCAATACCTATAATAATCAAAGCAATCGTTGGCGCATCCATCACAGTTCCTTTATCTCTTTTGTTTTTTTCGAAATACTAGTCATCAATAGTACTATCACAGTCAAAGTCAAAACTGCAAACCCTACTCCACTCCAAAAAAGAGTATCGATGATTTGATCATCATAACGTTTGATTAAACCACCAACGATAACTACCAATAAGCCAAATCCGATAGTCATGGCAACACGGAGTGTGTTTAGTATTTCTTTTACTTCATCTAATTTACTCATACAGAAATTATATCAGAAGAAAATGAAAAGAAATGATGATTGAAGATAACCGACATTATGTGAAGCTGAGGGGTGGTTTATAAAAGGTGCATGACACCTTTTATATGTGAACTAAAAATCACTTATCGTGATTGATTCTCCAACCCGAAGCATCGTGTTTTGCTAAATAGACTAAAACTCCTAATGTAGCTGCAGCTAAGGTTAGTGCAAATATTTCAACCATGATCATTCCTCCTTTTCAAGTTCATCAAGTTTTTGCTCAATCTTCGTCTCAATATTTTTATAGTAAAAAGCTATAAAAATAAAACCAGAAAATCCAATAGAACCTAAGATTAGCATATAAATTGGTTTGTCGCCGGATAATACTGAATATACCAAAACAACAATTGCTGAAGCGATAGCGAATAGGATGTTGAACCAATCCTTCCTTGCTTCTCTTAAACTACCGATCTCTTGTAAAAGTTTATCTTTTTTACTCATGTGACAATTATATCAGAAATAGATAGTTATGAAGATAATGGACATTATGTAAAGCGGAGAAGAATGTTACTAAAGGTGCCTGACACCTTTATCCCCTAAATCAAAAGAAATTATAGCATCTTAGTTTACAAAAGGTGCCTGACACCTTTATTTGACATGATATGTACCGATTTCGTTATAGCGAGGGGGACGTGGCATCTAATCTCCTTCTAAATCAAAAGAAATTATAGCATGTTAGTTTACAAAAGGTGCCTGACACCTTTACAAAAAAGTGTTAAAACTATTCCTACTAATCCAACAATGGCTATCCATATTGGAACTTTACCGAGTAATACCTGATAAAACGAAGCGAAGCTACCCGTTCCTACGGTAAGAAAAATAAGAAAAATATTTCTGTATTCCTCTTTTAAAATACCAATCTATTCTTTTAAATAATCTTTTTTACCCATAACGCCATTATATCAGAAAGAGATAATTTTGAGGATTATGGACATTATGTGAACGGAGGGAGGTTTACAAAAAACACCTGACTACATTTTCGCTTATTGATGCACATATTTGCTAACAGCAGAATGACTTAGGTTGAGAAACGAAGCAATTTCAGATACTGTATATCCATACTCATATGCACGTTTTGCATTTTCAGATCGATTATTATCTTTATCTTCCTCAAATAAAGTTTCTAGGCGTTTGTATAAAAAAGTTAGTTTTCCATCTTTTTGTACTATTTTTGGTGTATCGTAAATCTTAGCAAGTATGTCATCACTTAAA contains:
- a CDS encoding DUF4214 domain-containing protein: MPSYNDIAKLYVATFNRAPDAAGLSYWVYDSGLSREGIAQSFFDQPETQTRYPSGTSNTDFVTSIYNNLFNRDPEAAGLAYWVGELDAGRVSRDTAILAFIDGALNTALGQDATILTNKQTVGLDFANHDLNDVNLASTVMDAVGADAATVTLALQLISSVTSTTGTLTYEAVAGTTSYLYNTDYSDSTFADGLDSMHKMIYNADGTVTHTVSYASFGASGWTSEEPFEYTQTWTIQNGKLILMTTAGDHTSTDTLTYVTQSGGQTVYNDAGVERDTTLGTVVDQYNELVVSYSAILSPRSEAELLAEGLVKEVLSGNVSFSDPSGAAAAVPSDAKIQLYSLENSFNTMDGITLNADGSFTKTIYTLGDIFNDNMPISMALYSDVNGNAVWESDGNSIYEPFYLLKDITIGEMQSALPGITLVNGGSYYAGEGVTQSGGVDYEVSAFGSTVDVTAMLGERAASAFIINIHGSGSDQSVTGTNSNDAFMWHGGNDTFDGGSDGGDWGNGGSDFASVNLVTGSSAVQIDSSQPNVISISENGTVRVTVTKNTNGSFDATMASSGDVLHMVNTEVFRLYVTPQNTDPSYNFTIDLVGNQTGTFDAHF
- a CDS encoding transposase; the protein is MPRPPRYNEIGTYHVINRGVERREVFLDQRDYDQFMAYLGDLVTKYGIQFHAYCLMNNHYHLLLETVSDNLSDALKYLNVNYSKYFNQTYQRTGHLWQGRFKSFPIHDETQFWTVAKYIERNPIAAGIVKNINEYPYHSYQIVSQSSHTFSYIIDQSKIHTMQDSEYSEFIDTPLQNEILKSIYKMHRINKDTTDKKYLHKPISTFFDQKGERNEKIRACYRYGYTQADIADFLGLSRTAINKIIR